The genomic interval ACTGGATCAGAGTGGCGGGAGTACGCCAAAGGCTCTGGCCCTATACGGCGTTTCTGAGGATCAGTATACAACCAACGATGAAATGTTTGACTTGGTACACGAAATGCGGACGCGGATTATTACATCCCCAGCTTTCGATTCCGACCGTATCATCGGGGCCATTTTGTTTGAGCAGACAATGGACCGTGAAATTGAAGGCATGTATACGGGAGATTATTTGGCCGAGAAGAAAGGTGTCGTACCATTCCTAAAAGTCGATAAAGGGCTTGCTGATGAATCAAACGGCGTGCAGCTAATGAAGCCTATTGACGACCTGGACGACAAACTTAAACGGGCAAATGAGCGTCATATCTTTGGAACGAAAATGCGCTCCGTCATTAAAGAAGCGAACCCGGAAGGTATTAAAGCCGTGGTTGACCAGCAGTTTGAAATCGGCAAACAAATTATTGCTGCCGGTCTTGTTCCAATCATCGAACCGGAAGTTGACATTAATAGCCCGGAAAAAGAAAAATGCGAAGAGCTTTTGAAGGCAGAAATTCGCAGCCATCTTGATCAACTTGGACAAGATGATCAAGTAATGCTGAAGTTGTCTATTCCTACTGTTGCCAACTTGTACAAAGAATTGATTGAGCATCCAAATGTTGTACGTGTTGTCGCCCTATCCGGTGGGTATTCCAGGGATGAAGCGAACGAAAAATTGAAAGAAAATAACGGTCTAATCGCTAGCTTCTCCCGGGCACTGACACAGGATCTAAACGTCAACCAAACGGAAGAAGAATTTAACAAGGCACTCGGAGACGCTGTTGATTCCATTTATCAGGCTTCGATTAAGTAATCGACTTTTAGATAAAGTGTTACGGATACGCGAAACAAACTATTATGCTACATGAACAGTCTTTACTAAACAACCCCCAGGAGTGAAATAATTCTTCCGGGGGTTGTTTGTTTTATTCGTCAAGTAATCCCGAACAAAGGCGAAAGCGCCCTTGCAGGCTAAGAACGCGACGTCCTGTGCGGGCGCCGGCACTAGTACGTCCTGTACGTCGGAGCCGGACGTGACTTAACCTTGCAAGTAAAAGTTATATCGATAAATTTTATAGTTTCTTATCTTTCAAAAAAAGCAGCAACCAGGCTAAACAGTTGACAGTTATTTCGGTTTTGTTGTTTTCTAAATATAAGTATTAGTCAACGCTTCTCCGATAACTACTAGCAAGCACGCAAATCATTTTACTTAAAGTCATTTATAACGGAACTCAATTGGGGCTTTTAACTAAACTGTTATCTGAAATCTTCGCCTTTTGTTAAGAAGGCTGTCCCTCGCCCGGCACCGGCATATTTTGATTGGAGGATGATGAGGATGAGAAGAATCTTCATGAATGGACGGATTCACACGTTTGATCACGCTAAACCCTTTGTAGAATCTGTTGTTGTTGAAAATGGGCGGTTTATTGATATGGGCTCGAGCAAGGAGATGCTACTGCAATGGGAAAGTCCGGATAGTGAAACCATTAATCTAGAAGGGAAGGCAGTAACACCGGGATTGGTCGACAGCCACCTGCACCTTTCAGGAGTCGCACACAATTTTCTGCAATTAGACTTGACTGGCATAACAACAAAACAGGAAATGCTGAAGAAGATTTACGCACATGCCCAAACACTACATCGAGGCGAGTGGTTAGTTGGAGGAGGCTGGGATGAGAACCTTTTTACGGATGGAGGCATTCCAACGATTGAGGAATTAAATCGTACCTGTCCGCATCATCCTTTATTTCTTTCGCGAATATGCACACATGCTTCCCTCGTCAACAGCAAGGCATTGGAGAGATGCAATTACCACCCCTCCATGTCCGTTCCTGAAGGCGGGACGATTGTACATGATGAACAAACAAACCAACCAACTGGGCTATTGCTTGAATCCGCATCCGATCTGGTTAAAAAATATATCCCGGACCATACGTATGACGAACTGAAGCAGGCGTTGCATAAAACGATCAAATTGGCATTATCCAAGGGGCTGACCAGTGTACATACGAATGATCCACGTTTTTTAGGAGGTCTCCATCAGACATATCAGCTTTATGATGAATTACTTAATGGTGAACAGCTGGGACTTCGATGCAATCTATTAATTGATCATGATTTTTTGAATGACCTCCGGGAAAGTGGTATGTATGCCGGGTATGGAAACGACACATTACAAATCGGTGCCGTCAAACTTTTCGCTGATGGTGCATTGGGTAGAAGAACTGCCTTATTGTCAGCGCCATATAGCGATGCTCCAGATGAATATGGGGAAGCGATGTTTGATCAATCGACACTTTTGAAGATCGTTCAGGACGCACGAGCACTTTCTATGCCCATTGCTGTACATACTATTGGTGATCAGGCATTGGAAAACATGCTTGATATTCTCGATAACGTTCCCCTGTTGCTTACCGGGACCGCATGATTCATGTGCAAATTTTACGGAAGAACCTATTACAGCGATTGGGGCATCCTAATCGTATTGCTGATATCCAGCCACGATTTGTGCCCAGCGACTTCCCTTGGGTGAAAGAGAGATTAGGAGAAAAACGCTGCGAACTTGCATATGCTTGGAAAACGATGCAAGAGTCAAATGTTATCTGTGCCGGTGGATCTGATGCTCCGGTTGAACCAATCGATCCACTACTTGGGATTCATACTGCAGTTACCAGAAAATCGCCTGATGAAAAGCACGATGGCTGGAATAAACAAGAAAAGCTAACTATGCCCGAAGCCTTCCGATTGTTTACCGAAATGGGCGCCTATCCAACCAACGAAGAAAAAGTAAAAGGAACCATTTCTCGGGGAAAATTCGCTGATATGACCGTCTATTCTCGTGATCCATTCAACATGGAACATCCCGATGAATTACTGAACACGGAAATTGAAATGACTATCATTGCAGGTGAGATAAAGTGACCTTCAAGGACGTCGCACGATCTTAGCCTGCCCCCTCCCTTATTGATTGAGGTTTTACTGTATCTCTTTCCCGTCTACGTAAAGCGAGGGCAGCCACAACCCGGTGGCACGTCCACTGAACCAGGGAGCCTGCCCCTATAAAAAACCCCACTCCCGGCCTTTAACGCGCCGGGGGTGGGGTTTTTCAGTTTAGGATTTATCTTCTTGTTTGTTTTCGGCTTTTTCTTGCCCTTCTTCTTGCTGTTCTTCCACTTTTTCTTGATTTCCATCTTCATTTTCTAGTTTTTCTTTATCAGCGTTTGCATCTTCTTGTTTATCTTCGTTTTCCTCAAAGTTTTTTCCATACTGATAGTCGCTAGGGTCAACTGGTTCCCAATCCTCATAAGGTTCATAGAATCGCAGTAAGTCACCGTTTAGCACTTCATCATTCAGACTCAATTCATAGTGGACTTGATTCTTCAATTCCTTCATTTCTTCCGTCGGTTCTTCAATGACTTCACCCGTCTTGTTATCATAAAAGGTTCCCTTAACGTAGCTGTATTCCTTTGTCATAAAATCACCGTCTCGGAATGGCACAAAGTCCTCATGCTCATCAGAAAAAATATCTGTACCAAATTGGATATAGTCATTGGCATTAATTCCCAACAAGTGCAGCAATGTTGGCATAACGTCAACTTGACCGGTAAATTCGTGGTTTATACCTTGGCTCTCAACACCCGGTACACGAATCATAAATGGAACCCGTTGCAAGTTTGCATTTTTCAGTGGTGTTATTTTCTCACCCGTAATTTCACGCATTGCCCGGTTGTGATTTTGCGAGATACCATAGTGATCCCCATAAATCATAATAACCGAGTCTTTATATAATCCTTTTTCCTTTAGATCCTGGAAAAATTGCTCAAGCGATTCATCCAAATAGCGGGCTGTTTGGAAATAACGATCGACCGTTCCATCACCAGTATCTGCAGGTTCTATGGTTTCATCGCCTTCATCCAATAAAAATTTATAATGGTGTGTCAATGTCAACAAGTGCGCGTAAAATGGTTCATCTTGCTTTTGCAGCTCCTCCAGCATCGGCATGGATTGCTTGAAAAATGGTTTATCTTTCAACCCATAGTTAATGACTTTTTCCTCACTCATATCATAATAGCTGGAATCATAAAACTTATCCACACCAAGATACTTGTAAATCTGATTCCGATTCCAGAACGACCTATCATCACCGTGGAATACAGCACTTGTATAGTCTTGCTTCTGGTCCAAAATAGCAGGTAGTGCCTGATACGTATTCGTACCCTTTGTAACGAAAGCGGCACCCTGCGGCAATCCATACAGAGAATTATCCAATAAAAACTCCGCGTCAGCCGTTTTTCCTTGGCCTGTTTGATGGAAGAAGTTATCAAAATACGTAAAGTTCTTGCTCTTATCATGAACAAGTGAATTCAAAAACGGTGTAACCTCTTCCCCATGCAATTTATAATCAATCAAAAAGGACTGAAATGATTCCAAGTGTATTTTGATGATATTTTTACCTTCCGCTTTTCCGAAATATTCCGCGTTCGGTTCAGCATATTTCTTATTCGTGTAGTTTTCTACTTCATTAATATCATCACTTGAGGCCAGCGAACGTTTGGCACTAGCCTTCACCGTTTGCATCGTATTAAAGACAGCGAAGTTAGGCGCACCTAGGTATTTAACAATATAGTTATTGTCAAAGACCCGCTCCAAAAGCTGTGGTCGGTCCATTTCCGCCAATCCCAGGTTAACCGTGAACACAATTACGCCGGAAGCCAATACTGCGAAAGGCTTCTTTAAATTCAAACGTGCAGGAGACCAATCCGCTTTCCGTTTAACAAACAAGACAGCAAGGACAAGGAGATCCAGCACATAAAGAAGATCATGCCACTCGGCCAGTCCAAGAAAACTTTTACCGATAGTTCCGGCATTATCCGTCTGCATTAGCGTCTGAACAGTAATAAAGTTACCATAATCACGATAGAAGATGATGTTAGCGTACATAAAAAATGTTAACAGTGAATCTATAATCAGTAGCGTAATGCCAAATCGTTTTCCTTTAAAAAACAACGCAAAACCAAGCATAACTAATCCCGAACTCAATGGATTTATAAACAATAAAATGTGTTGCATCGTATTACTGATGCCCAAATTAAACTCTGAAATATATATGATATACGACTTCAACCAAAACAGGACTAACGCAAGCATAAAAAATCCCATCTTGGCAGACGTTAATTTATTAATCTGGCTCATTTTCTTCACCTCAGGTATATAATATGATTCATCTATTTATCATGCCTTTTTTTTACTCTTCATCGTTAGCTGTGTAAATCTTCTCGCTATCAAGCAATGAAACTATTTATGAAGTAACAAAGATCAAATCTTATTGTACACCTAATTTGTGAATCTGTTAAGACCTAATTTTTTAATACAGTGAGAACACTGCAACAAGCGCCTTGTCCCAGTTCAAACTCCACATAAATAAGACGACAGCACTACTTGAATCGTTGCAGATGATTACATGATCAAAAAGCCAGAATGGTATCATCTTGGATCACCGTTCTGGCTTTAAATTCATGAAGAAAGAAATATGTAAAACGAACCTTTATATTTATCCTGACGGCACGGAATAGCTGAACGCATGCAACAATAAAAAATTATCTATTCCAACCATGACGCTAGTAAGCTCATTGTGCCTTTCCTGCCGTTTAATTAAAAAATATTCGGCTTTTGCTCCTCTTTATTTTTGTTGATAACATACAACTTACCTTGGCTATCCATCTGTGCTAATAGAACGTCTTTTGCATCGCTAATGGAAAATGGCATCAGGCGTTCCATCAACCATTCTTTGTCTTTTTGCAGAAATGTAAGATTCTCATCACTGATTTCACCATCAATAATCAGCGGGAAACTTAAAGAAATGGGGGTTGGCTGGATGGCCATGTCATTTGGCTGCAATGGCCTTGCTTGAGGCGCCGGAACTACAGAAAGCTTTCCATTAGGCTCAATAATGGCGTACTTCACATCTGCAATATTTTGATATCCTTTCAACCTTAGTTCAGATAGTAATAATGGGATATTCATGTTGGACTGTTTTAATTCCTTTTCCTGAATATTACCATTTGAAACAACAATCGTCGGTCTTGAGTCCATATTATAAAATCGTGTTTTAAGCGATAAAGCACCAAGTAAGATTATAATGATAACAATAACGGCTGCTCCCACAGAAGCCTTAGATGGAATTTTATAGACTAATGGTTCAGCTGTCACCGTCGTCAGTAACATGATTCCCGCAAAGTCATAACTAGTCATATTGGCAATGGACTTTTTTCCAATGAGTCGTACCCCCGTCCAGGTTACAAACAGCATAATGATACAACGAACGATATAGGCGATAGCATCCATGGTAAACCTCCTTAAGGACCGGGAACAATTTTATTTAAGTTTTTCCAGAAACCTTTTGCAGTTTTTGCGTTGGTAAGAATGGTTGGTAAGTCTTTTGCTTCACTTCCTGCCACTAGGGATTCCACAGATTCGTCAAAAAGCGAATGCTCTGATTCCGCGTAATTGATATTGATCAACAGGTCATACTTTTTCCAATCCTTTTGAACCTCTTTGGCGACCAAATGTGCTTGCTCCCATTCACCTTTTTTCGCATAGTTCTCCACTCGATCAATTTTCTCATTAAGGTTCATGTCTTTCAGAGCCATTTCCTTGATCCCAAAGTAACCTACAAAAAACATAAGTACGATTGCTACTAACGTAATAGTGATGGCCCTATTTTTCATACCATTGACCCCCAAAAGCAAGATTTGCATCTAGTATGGTCAAAAATAGTGGGAGTTTATTCCTCATCACACCTGAGATGGAATTTTGTCGGGAAAGTTTGTCTACGGGGGTTCTTTTTAAAATGATTTTTTAACTTTGGTATGTCATTCATAGAATTAGACAGTATTTGTATAGTACACCTTTGATATCGTTTAATTACGTTATCAACATGCAAGATTCGGGCATATATTAAATAAAATCGCTTTCATTGGGTGTATAGCGGTTGTCATAAGGAGGGTCATGATGCATATTAATTCTTATTGGGCTCATTCCAGAAATGAACAGAAACAAAGAAACATTTTACATGGGGAAAAGCACACCGATGTTGCCATAGTTGGAG from Lentibacillus cibarius carries:
- a CDS encoding fructose bisphosphate aldolase, whose translation is MQQSQLEKMKNGNGFIAALDQSGGSTPKALALYGVSEDQYTTNDEMFDLVHEMRTRIITSPAFDSDRIIGAILFEQTMDREIEGMYTGDYLAEKKGVVPFLKVDKGLADESNGVQLMKPIDDLDDKLKRANERHIFGTKMRSVIKEANPEGIKAVVDQQFEIGKQIIAAGLVPIIEPEVDINSPEKEKCEELLKAEIRSHLDQLGQDDQVMLKLSIPTVANLYKELIEHPNVVRVVALSGGYSRDEANEKLKENNGLIASFSRALTQDLNVNQTEEEFNKALGDAVDSIYQASIK
- a CDS encoding LTA synthase family protein, translating into MNKLTSAKMGFFMLALVLFWLKSYIIYISEFNLGISNTMQHILLFINPLSSGLVMLGFALFFKGKRFGITLLIIDSLLTFFMYANIIFYRDYGNFITVQTLMQTDNAGTIGKSFLGLAEWHDLLYVLDLLVLAVLFVKRKADWSPARLNLKKPFAVLASGVIVFTVNLGLAEMDRPQLLERVFDNNYIVKYLGAPNFAVFNTMQTVKASAKRSLASSDDINEVENYTNKKYAEPNAEYFGKAEGKNIIKIHLESFQSFLIDYKLHGEEVTPFLNSLVHDKSKNFTYFDNFFHQTGQGKTADAEFLLDNSLYGLPQGAAFVTKGTNTYQALPAILDQKQDYTSAVFHGDDRSFWNRNQIYKYLGVDKFYDSSYYDMSEEKVINYGLKDKPFFKQSMPMLEELQKQDEPFYAHLLTLTHHYKFLLDEGDETIEPADTGDGTVDRYFQTARYLDESLEQFFQDLKEKGLYKDSVIMIYGDHYGISQNHNRAMREITGEKITPLKNANLQRVPFMIRVPGVESQGINHEFTGQVDVMPTLLHLLGINANDYIQFGTDIFSDEHEDFVPFRDGDFMTKEYSYVKGTFYDNKTGEVIEEPTEEMKELKNQVHYELSLNDEVLNGDLLRFYEPYEDWEPVDPSDYQYGKNFEENEDKQEDANADKEKLENEDGNQEKVEEQQEEGQEKAENKQEDKS
- a CDS encoding DUF421 domain-containing protein, with product MDAIAYIVRCIIMLFVTWTGVRLIGKKSIANMTSYDFAGIMLLTTVTAEPLVYKIPSKASVGAAVIVIIIILLGALSLKTRFYNMDSRPTIVVSNGNIQEKELKQSNMNIPLLLSELRLKGYQNIADVKYAIIEPNGKLSVVPAPQARPLQPNDMAIQPTPISLSFPLIIDGEISDENLTFLQKDKEWLMERLMPFSISDAKDVLLAQMDSQGKLYVINKNKEEQKPNIF
- a CDS encoding DUF4363 family protein, which codes for MKNRAITITLVAIVLMFFVGYFGIKEMALKDMNLNEKIDRVENYAKKGEWEQAHLVAKEVQKDWKKYDLLININYAESEHSLFDESVESLVAGSEAKDLPTILTNAKTAKGFWKNLNKIVPGP